The following is a genomic window from Armatimonadota bacterium.
CTCCGTACGCGCAGCAGTACATTCGACAGCTCAAGCGCATCGCGGGCCCCAAGGTGGCATTCGCGGGGTATGTCTTCGGCAGCGCCTACCGGGAGCTTCAGTCGAACGCGTACGCATACATCTCCGCCACCGATGTCGGCGGCACGCATCCGGCGCTCTTGGAGGCGATGGCGTACGGCAACTGCGTGGTCGTCAGCGATATCGCCGAACACCAGGAGATCGCAGCCGGCGCGGGCATTCTCTTCAAGGCGCACGACGTGGACGATCTTGCAGATCGGCTCGGATGGTTGATGCGCAACCCCGGCGCAGCTCGCGCGCTTGGCGAACGCGCCGGCCGCCGCGCCAGAGGCCGGTACTCGTGGGACGTCGTGGCCGACGAGTACGCGCGCCTCTTGGATTGCTGCCGCAACGGCCACGCAGCCAAGCAGGTGGGGCGTGACCGAGCACCAAGCCACTGACGACGCGTCGAGCCCGAGACGCATTCTACTCGCCACCGCCGCAGGCTACACCAACCTCGGCGACGACGCCATTGCCCATGCCGTGCTGACGCGGCTCGGACAGGACCTTCCGACGGTCCGCGCGAGCGTCGTCGCCGGCCCGCGGTTCGCGACTGACAGAGGAACGCAACCGGCTGCGCGGCTCGGCTGGACGCGCCTTGATCGTCTCGCCCGCGCAGTAGAGGAAGCCGACGCCGTAGTCGTCGGCGGCGGCGGACTGCTTTACGACTCCACCTTCCGCGTCAGCGCCGTTGACTTCTTCCGCCCCGATGCATCGTGGCTCATCCGCACCGCCAAGCTTGCGATGTTGGCCCGGATCGCGCAGCGCCCGTTGCTGCTTTACGCCATGGGGGTCGGGCCGCTGGTGTCTCACAGTGCGCGCAGCCTGGCGCGGTTTGTGGCGGAGAGCGCGCAGTGCATCGCCGTGCGCGACGCCTATTCGAAGCAGACGCTGATTGACTGCGGCGTGCCGGCTGATTCGGTACACGTGGCGGCGGATCCCGCCCTCGAACTGCCCGCGCCGTCCGACGAAGAAGCGCAGGCGGCGGTCCGCGAATGCGCTCACCTCCCCCGGCCGTGGATAGCCCTTAACCTGCGCCCATGGTTCCGCTTCCGGGGAATCCCGCTCGCGCCGCGATCCGGAATGGACCAACTCCGCGCGGCAGTCAGGCAAGCGGCTGAAGCCCTGGTACGGGAGACCGGTGGCTCGATCATCGGCCTCCCGCTCCAAGCCGGCCCGCACGGCGACCTGCCGTTGCTCCGACGCGTACTGCAAGACATCAGACGACGCAAGCGGGCCGCAATCCTCGCACTCGCATCCCATCGGGCCGCGCAGGCCGTGATTTCGCGCGCCGACGTAGCTGTCGGCATGCGCCTGCACCTGCACGTGTTCGCCGCGAACGGCGCAGTCCCGTCGGTGGGTCTTACCTACGACCCGAAAGTGGCGTGCTTTCTGTCTGAGTTGGGGATGGGCGCATTCGCTCTGTCCGCCGACGACGTCACTGCTCACGCCATCCTCGAAGCGACCCATCGCGCCTTGCGCGAGCGG
Proteins encoded in this region:
- a CDS encoding polysaccharide pyruvyl transferase family protein, with the protein product MTEHQATDDASSPRRILLATAAGYTNLGDDAIAHAVLTRLGQDLPTVRASVVAGPRFATDRGTQPAARLGWTRLDRLARAVEEADAVVVGGGGLLYDSTFRVSAVDFFRPDASWLIRTAKLAMLARIAQRPLLLYAMGVGPLVSHSARSLARFVAESAQCIAVRDAYSKQTLIDCGVPADSVHVAADPALELPAPSDEEAQAAVRECAHLPRPWIALNLRPWFRFRGIPLAPRSGMDQLRAAVRQAAEALVRETGGSIIGLPLQAGPHGDLPLLRRVLQDIRRRKRAAILALASHRAAQAVISRADVAVGMRLHLHVFAANGAVPSVGLTYDPKVACFLSELGMGAFALSADDVTAHAILEATHRALRERRELQAHLRAEREIMLRRCALPARLLRDMLHGVGAESAPSRAEGVAATWPAERAALMQHLAAMERTSGRHLARSLEPIRWIAEMVRRVTGRG